A region of Chloracidobacterium sp. DNA encodes the following proteins:
- a CDS encoding TonB-dependent receptor, translating to MFSSRFFALILTVVLFSAGLSAQQSASGTSLSIEVKDTNGAVVSGASLTLTGPKGAARNSVTDLTGKFSFEDLTEGEYRIKVEVPGFPTVLRNVTVTAGNANQSEIPLQLGAILESVTVTATRTQVTSEETAVPVSVIGREEIERKAINTTGDIFRTLPGSSTVNEGAFQVRPRIRGLDSNRVLILVDGERLNNSRTSTGQSGVEGGLVEVSQIESIEVARGSGSVLYGTDALGGTINIITRDTPSRRDSGFRFGGVLNTFYTSNENGRRGNIALTGAGKHVAFRVAQSLERFENYWTGTPDSEFLQDLRDQGVGITDDGEVLNSQSHAGNTQATLRFFLDDKKALRFNYERRRGADIGSAGLVGTFNAFFPFSNRDKINARYDAVALTRNLQRLSISGYYQTQFRNFTNVLTVPPAPPFFPGLYQFSETVTNTQTSGLDLQTDWTFGGRNSLTAGASFFRDENDDSRLVISASTPTSTTRRVSTTKSVPDASLENVAAFAQDEFRVTDRFKLVGGVRVDNFKTAAQPTIGFALPPLTAGQIEDLNIGSLASGINTTRTSVTGDFGGIFRLTNDISISSRIGRSFRTPNIFELFFTDRGSISNIYVVGNADLKPETGTNFDASVKIRRTHFSGSATYFRNSYKDFLNTVAATDRNGDFIFLSQPGPAVQVYQTRNVDRARIQGFEVEFEAPFKISLGYLTPNGNFSYLRGDDLDNNVPLDVISPFRTNIGVRWNNYGKSYFFDYYARIVAEQTRLSPTFLLPVNQGGNGGPEKGFTTHNVSGGYYFRRERHNFNINFGVSNIANRAYSEQFVFAPARGRAFTIGTTWEIR from the coding sequence ATGTTTAGTTCACGTTTCTTTGCACTTATACTTACTGTGGTTTTGTTTTCGGCTGGGCTCAGTGCCCAACAGTCCGCGAGTGGGACAAGTCTGAGTATCGAAGTTAAGGACACGAATGGTGCAGTTGTTTCCGGTGCCAGCCTGACGCTAACGGGTCCGAAAGGCGCCGCACGTAATTCTGTAACCGACTTGACCGGAAAATTCAGCTTTGAGGATCTTACCGAAGGAGAATATCGCATCAAGGTCGAGGTTCCCGGTTTTCCTACGGTTTTACGCAACGTCACGGTCACAGCAGGTAACGCTAATCAGTCGGAGATCCCGCTTCAACTAGGTGCGATCTTAGAAAGCGTCACTGTCACCGCGACGCGAACTCAAGTCACCTCAGAAGAAACTGCAGTGCCTGTGAGCGTAATTGGCCGCGAAGAGATCGAACGCAAGGCCATCAACACGACCGGCGATATCTTTCGAACTCTGCCTGGCTCATCGACGGTTAACGAAGGCGCATTTCAGGTTAGGCCGCGTATTCGCGGGCTCGACAGTAATCGGGTTTTGATACTCGTGGACGGCGAAAGGCTGAATAACAGCCGCACTTCCACGGGGCAGTCGGGTGTCGAAGGAGGTTTGGTCGAGGTTTCGCAGATCGAAAGTATCGAGGTTGCTCGCGGCAGTGGTTCGGTGCTTTACGGGACAGATGCTCTTGGCGGGACGATAAATATTATTACTCGCGACACTCCTTCGAGACGCGATAGCGGTTTTCGATTCGGCGGAGTTTTGAATACCTTTTACACTTCGAATGAGAACGGACGACGAGGCAATATTGCTCTGACCGGTGCGGGAAAGCACGTTGCATTTCGCGTGGCGCAGTCGCTTGAGCGATTTGAAAACTATTGGACAGGCACGCCGGACAGTGAATTTCTTCAAGACCTTCGAGATCAGGGAGTCGGCATTACAGACGATGGCGAAGTGCTAAATTCGCAATCGCACGCGGGCAATACGCAGGCGACGTTGAGATTTTTCCTGGACGATAAAAAGGCGCTTCGTTTCAACTACGAACGCCGTCGCGGTGCGGACATCGGGTCTGCCGGGCTCGTAGGAACATTCAACGCATTTTTCCCGTTCTCAAATCGCGACAAGATCAATGCCCGCTACGACGCCGTGGCACTAACGCGAAATCTACAGCGTTTGTCGATCAGCGGTTATTATCAAACCCAGTTTCGCAATTTTACAAACGTTCTGACCGTGCCGCCTGCACCGCCGTTCTTTCCGGGACTTTATCAGTTCAGCGAAACGGTGACGAATACGCAAACGTCAGGGCTTGATCTGCAGACTGACTGGACGTTTGGAGGGCGTAACAGTTTAACTGCTGGAGCGAGTTTCTTCCGCGATGAGAACGATGACAGTCGGCTCGTGATCTCGGCATCGACGCCGACATCAACGACTAGAAGGGTCAGCACAACGAAGAGTGTGCCGGATGCCAGCCTGGAAAATGTTGCGGCGTTCGCTCAAGATGAATTTCGAGTTACGGATCGATTCAAACTTGTCGGTGGAGTGCGAGTTGATAATTTTAAGACTGCCGCACAGCCGACGATCGGTTTTGCTCTGCCGCCATTGACGGCGGGACAGATCGAAGACCTGAATATCGGGTCACTTGCGTCGGGTATCAACACGACGCGGACTTCGGTGACGGGTGATTTTGGCGGGATTTTCAGATTGACGAACGACATCAGCATTTCGAGCCGCATCGGGCGGTCGTTCCGCACACCGAATATCTTTGAACTTTTCTTTACGGATAGAGGTTCGATCAGCAACATCTACGTTGTCGGAAATGCCGATCTGAAACCGGAAACCGGTACCAACTTTGATGCGAGCGTCAAGATCCGCAGAACACACTTTTCCGGATCGGCAACATACTTTAGAAACTCCTACAAGGATTTTTTGAATACAGTTGCGGCGACAGACAGAAACGGCGACTTCATATTCCTTAGCCAGCCCGGACCGGCTGTTCAGGTATATCAGACGCGGAACGTTGATCGTGCGCGGATCCAAGGCTTTGAAGTTGAATTTGAAGCTCCGTTCAAGATCAGCCTCGGCTATCTCACGCCGAACGGAAACTTCAGCTATCTGCGTGGAGACGATCTTGATAATAATGTTCCGCTCGATGTAATCAGCCCGTTCCGAACCAATATCGGCGTTCGTTGGAACAATTACGGCAAGTCATATTTCTTTGACTACTATGCGCGTATCGTTGCGGAACAAACACGGCTTTCACCGACATTTTTGCTGCCGGTCAATCAAGGCGGAAACGGCGGGCCGGAAAAGGGTTTCACGACGCACAATGTCAGCGGCGGCTATTATTTCCGTCGTGAGAGACACAACTTTAATATCAACTTTGGCGTTTCAAATATTGCTAATCGAGCTTACAGCGAGCAATTCGTGTTTGCTCCGGCCCGCGGAAGGGCGTTCACAATAGGAACAACTTGGGAGATTCGATGA
- a CDS encoding biliverdin-producing heme oxygenase — protein sequence MKKLKEATRELHEQTETTVDIMNRMFSLDDYTRLLEKFYRFYSAIEPKIAAADLGGFGLDFDKRRKTSLLENDLKNVNGKTDMAEWTDLPAVDSAAQAFGCLYVLEGATLGGQVITRHLKEHLKLTSENGGSFFNSYGAEVGPMWKAFGEATTKFAEENNDDETIIDAAKGTFDSFRRCMAETQQAVV from the coding sequence ATGAAAAAACTGAAAGAAGCGACTCGTGAGCTGCATGAGCAGACGGAGACGACGGTCGATATTATGAACCGCATGTTCTCGCTTGATGACTATACACGGCTGCTCGAGAAATTTTACAGATTTTACTCTGCGATCGAACCAAAGATCGCGGCTGCGGACCTTGGAGGGTTCGGATTGGATTTCGACAAGCGTCGGAAGACCTCCTTGCTGGAAAATGATCTGAAAAACGTCAACGGTAAAACCGATATGGCGGAATGGACAGATCTTCCGGCTGTTGATTCGGCTGCGCAGGCATTTGGATGTTTGTATGTGCTTGAGGGCGCGACATTGGGCGGGCAGGTTATCACGCGGCACTTGAAAGAGCATCTTAAATTGACGTCTGAAAACGGCGGCAGTTTTTTTAATAGTTATGGCGCCGAGGTCGGCCCGATGTGGAAGGCTTTTGGTGAAGCGACAACTAAATTTGCGGAAGAGAACAATGATGACGAAACGATCATTGATGCCGCGAAGGGAACTTTTGACAGCTTTCGACGATGTATGGCCGAAACGCAGCAAGCGGTCGTTTAA
- a CDS encoding M36 family metallopeptidase yields MLGRSKADARRSLVLSLFVLGLVTAIIAVPYYYSTMAAGEKSGGLMTRTVSQDEGIAKMWDIREETGNEYRDALAGFRQSVGRTASAVADIRDGFVRGEATFKQNHPTARVEYNLDIRIPEVVTPDVHRSNIEWLTSPSSARRPEILRNFLKSNQDLFGVNQEQISSLKTGADYTNPDGNISYVRLEQEINGIPVFRGEVNAGFTKSGQLIRVINNLAPAVDYSRVSANFGDPLVAVKSGAEHINHELRPWDVTRNNAESTDLKVVFGNGDWATTAEKMYFPTEPGVAVPSWRVLFWRPVNAYYVIVEAQSGVVLWHKNIGDDQTQAATYNVYTNPNAYINATDSVAPLSPYISVPPNDPTVGAQGAILARNNVTRVGNEAPFTFNNNGWVTDGTNITDGNSNQAGIDRDGTNGVDAPQTGTPDRVFSSTWNPPPGSPAPGDDPLTAQAQRGAVIQMFYLMNLYHDELYLRGFTEQARNFQQDNFGRGGVANDRVSSEGQDSSGTNNANFNTPADGGRGRMQMYLWTGPTPDRDGTADGDIVIHEVTHGTSNRLHGNGSGLGVQGGMMGEGWGDFYGATMLAEPTDDPNGVYGLGGHPLLSLASGFTSNYFYGIRRFPTAVIASTGGPNRPACNNGPCPYNPLTFKHINTGCDTTLGTTTTAVTSAFPRNPAIATSGSCNQVHNAGEIWKSALWEVRALLISRVGFQAGTTKVLQMVTDGMKLSPISPNMLQGRDAIIAAAAALPRAPEADADADDVREGFRRRGMGRTASVQSASAVTESFEGYAPDFNVAVTPASQGICAGTNAVYTVTTESLMNFTDPITLSATGQPAGTTVTFSPNPVTPGSSSTMTLSNTASVPTGSSTINVVGTSGALVHNQNVTLDVSNGAAAAPVLVSPANGGVTTGLSPTFTWNASPGATTYDIQVATDAAFTNVIASATGLTATTWTTNVALTSVTQYFWRVRAVNPCGDGSYSSASGFTTPCAPAPFTNSAAILIPATGTGATTGAPSNPFPSNITVSGLSGTVTKLTVTLNQMTHTFPGDVDVLLVGPTGVKFIVYSDALGTPDWTGQTYTFDDDAAAIVPSTATTAPPTGSFRPTNYTTGDAFPAPAPASPFLNPATAGTDTFGTAFGGTDPNGTWSLYVVDDAGTDVGTFAGGWTLGIATTAGCVVGSPTATATASPSSTPTSAATATSTSTVAATATATSTGTPSCGTTASYTGPAVAITDNVPAGINFTIPVSGVGTVSDLNFRFDGTQSADPASTTPGLNHSWVGDIVVRITSPGGTTVAAYDRPGVPATTFGCASNNLAQLTLDDDGGFPSIETQCGADTNAAFPTGTFAPNNPLSAFDGQNADGNWVINISDNAGGDTGSARAFSLVFGGACGTPTATSTGTPAATATSTSTVAATATATATATPTGSPSGELLVIDATTTNRITITATSGVSAATISGSTTTGFYFQNMFANAGTFVFGTTTLVSGNLTAASVPTDNTPALFRLNNTDPGLNVFSYSATATTTFTAGQLAFTGAGTWTITPAAYAALLTAPASGNIYFPADDAADLPTAVVLGTYRVILPGGATPTATSTGTPAATATSTSTNTPANTPTGNPTCTPGGVLYDNGPLVTNPTGGVGGAPLSALQTGLGLNILGFGSTTTAPGNTLADDFVVPAGGWTINTVTLYGYQTGSATSPSTFNTARVQIWNGVPGAVGSTVVFGDLTTNRFASSAWSGAYRATDAAPTGATRPIMATIANVGTTLPAGTYWLEFQLGGTGASGPFVPPVSILGQVNKPGSNAVQGTIGAPTTYAAVIDTGTALAAQDIPFILNGGGACGTPTATSTGTPAATATSTSTVAATATATSTGTPSCGTTASYTGPAVAITDNVPAGINFTIPVSGVGTVSDLNFRFDGTQSADPASTTPGLNHSWVGDIVVRITSPGGTTVAAYDRPGVPATTFGCASNNLAQLTLDDDGGFPSIETQCGADTNAAFPTGTFAPNNPLSAFDGQNADGNWVINISDNAGGDTGSARAFSLVFGGACGTPTATSTSTSTPTSTSTTAPTATATSTPSGVASVQFSSATYTEDESQIATITLNRTGDITGTTTVNFATSNGTATGGASCTSGVDYISVAQAVTFNPTDSSKTVNVTICSDTLVEPVQTVNMTITGAAVGSPSSAVLNINDVASAFRSAGAMCTTLGQPASLYPSTITVAGGPSQIGSIRVTLFDVAHQVPDSMDFLLVGPGGQKFVLAADSGGVLDLVTPVTLTFADAAGQVLPNSAALTTGVFEPTTWEPGQTNFPAPAPAGPYSEPGSTVGGTGTQTLLGNYGLTNSNGTWSLYMRDDAGSLFSPEAITGCVNGGWGLEFLSSTAANASISGRVLTADGLGIRNAKVIITGDSLIEPIVTTTGSFGYFTFDGLGTGATYVVTVNSQRYTFNTPSQVVSLIDNVVNMDFVADPAE; encoded by the coding sequence GCCCTATTACTATAGTACGATGGCGGCCGGCGAAAAAAGCGGTGGATTGATGACTCGCACTGTAAGCCAGGACGAGGGAATCGCCAAAATGTGGGACATCCGCGAAGAAACGGGAAACGAATACCGTGATGCATTAGCTGGGTTTCGCCAATCGGTGGGACGAACCGCTTCTGCCGTCGCTGACATTCGTGACGGTTTTGTTCGTGGCGAAGCGACATTCAAGCAAAACCATCCGACGGCACGGGTTGAGTACAACCTTGATATTCGAATACCCGAGGTCGTTACCCCAGACGTTCATCGATCTAACATTGAATGGCTGACAAGTCCCTCTTCTGCGAGGCGTCCCGAGATCCTTCGAAATTTTCTCAAGAGTAATCAAGACCTTTTTGGTGTCAATCAGGAGCAGATCAGTTCGCTAAAGACCGGTGCGGACTATACAAATCCTGACGGCAACATTTCATATGTTCGTCTCGAGCAGGAGATCAATGGAATTCCCGTTTTCCGAGGCGAAGTAAACGCCGGATTTACCAAGTCCGGTCAACTCATTCGTGTTATCAACAATCTGGCTCCGGCCGTTGATTATTCTCGCGTTTCCGCAAATTTCGGCGATCCTCTCGTAGCGGTAAAAAGCGGAGCGGAACATATCAATCATGAACTCCGCCCTTGGGACGTAACACGCAACAATGCTGAATCAACCGATCTCAAAGTCGTGTTTGGCAACGGCGACTGGGCAACCACCGCAGAGAAAATGTATTTCCCGACGGAGCCTGGCGTTGCGGTGCCTTCATGGAGAGTTCTGTTCTGGCGTCCGGTGAATGCTTATTATGTTATTGTTGAAGCTCAGAGCGGCGTTGTCTTATGGCACAAAAACATAGGGGACGATCAGACCCAAGCCGCAACCTATAATGTTTATACAAACCCGAACGCTTACATTAATGCTACAGATAGTGTTGCTCCTTTGTCGCCGTACATTTCGGTTCCGCCCAACGATCCGACAGTAGGCGCTCAGGGAGCGATACTCGCGCGTAACAACGTAACGCGGGTTGGCAATGAAGCCCCGTTTACTTTCAATAACAACGGCTGGGTTACGGATGGAACAAATATTACCGATGGTAATTCTAACCAAGCGGGCATAGACCGTGATGGAACGAATGGCGTTGATGCTCCACAAACCGGTACGCCAGATCGGGTGTTTTCGTCAACCTGGAATCCGCCGCCGGGATCCCCCGCACCTGGTGACGATCCCCTTACCGCTCAAGCTCAGCGAGGAGCTGTCATTCAGATGTTCTACTTAATGAACCTCTACCACGATGAATTGTATCTGCGGGGTTTTACTGAACAGGCACGCAATTTCCAACAGGACAACTTTGGTCGTGGAGGCGTAGCAAATGACCGCGTAAGTTCTGAAGGCCAGGACTCGAGTGGCACCAATAACGCAAATTTCAATACCCCCGCCGACGGCGGCCGTGGTCGTATGCAGATGTATTTGTGGACAGGGCCGACACCTGACCGAGATGGAACTGCTGATGGCGATATCGTTATTCATGAGGTCACACACGGAACTTCAAATCGTCTACATGGTAACGGAAGCGGTCTGGGCGTTCAGGGCGGAATGATGGGCGAAGGATGGGGCGATTTCTATGGAGCAACCATGCTCGCAGAACCCACGGACGACCCAAACGGCGTTTACGGTCTCGGCGGCCACCCGCTTCTTAGTTTAGCTTCCGGATTCACGTCCAACTATTTTTATGGCATCAGACGCTTTCCTACGGCAGTGATCGCATCTACCGGCGGTCCAAATCGTCCTGCCTGTAACAATGGCCCGTGTCCGTATAATCCGCTGACCTTCAAACATATCAACACAGGTTGTGATACAACACTCGGCACGACGACGACTGCGGTCACAAGTGCGTTCCCGAGAAATCCGGCTATCGCGACCTCGGGCAGTTGCAATCAGGTTCATAACGCGGGCGAGATATGGAAGAGTGCTCTATGGGAAGTCCGTGCACTCTTGATTTCACGAGTCGGATTCCAGGCGGGCACTACTAAAGTTCTCCAAATGGTAACCGACGGTATGAAATTATCGCCGATCAGCCCAAATATGCTTCAGGGCCGTGATGCGATCATCGCTGCCGCTGCTGCTCTTCCAAGAGCACCTGAGGCCGATGCCGATGCCGATGACGTTCGCGAAGGATTCAGACGCCGCGGTATGGGAAGAACAGCGAGCGTTCAGTCAGCCTCAGCTGTTACCGAATCATTTGAGGGTTACGCTCCCGACTTCAACGTTGCCGTCACACCCGCAAGCCAAGGCATCTGTGCGGGAACGAATGCAGTTTACACCGTTACCACGGAATCTTTAATGAATTTCACTGACCCCATCACGCTCAGTGCGACTGGTCAGCCGGCTGGAACAACAGTTACATTTTCTCCGAATCCTGTTACTCCCGGATCAAGCTCAACGATGACTTTGAGCAACACGGCTTCTGTGCCGACTGGCAGCAGTACCATTAATGTAGTGGGAACCTCTGGTGCTTTGGTTCATAATCAAAATGTTACCTTAGACGTTTCGAACGGTGCGGCCGCTGCTCCCGTATTGGTTTCACCGGCTAATGGCGGAGTTACAACCGGGTTGTCTCCGACTTTCACATGGAACGCGTCTCCGGGGGCAACTACATATGACATCCAGGTCGCTACTGATGCAGCATTTACTAATGTAATTGCATCTGCGACAGGTCTCACCGCAACGACGTGGACAACAAATGTTGCGTTAACTTCGGTCACTCAATACTTCTGGCGCGTGAGAGCCGTCAACCCATGCGGTGATGGTTCGTACTCGTCGGCTTCTGGCTTTACGACGCCGTGTGCACCCGCACCTTTTACGAATTCTGCGGCTATCCTAATTCCTGCGACCGGAACTGGGGCAACTACCGGAGCACCCTCAAATCCGTTTCCCTCAAACATTACGGTTTCAGGTCTATCCGGCACAGTTACAAAGTTAACGGTCACGCTTAATCAGATGACCCATACTTTCCCGGGAGACGTTGACGTATTGCTTGTCGGCCCGACCGGTGTGAAGTTCATCGTCTATTCAGACGCCCTCGGCACTCCTGATTGGACCGGTCAGACTTACACGTTTGATGATGATGCGGCGGCGATTGTTCCATCAACTGCTACCACTGCACCACCAACGGGATCATTCAGACCGACCAATTACACTACCGGAGATGCCTTCCCGGCTCCTGCACCTGCGTCACCGTTCCTTAATCCGGCGACTGCTGGAACGGATACTTTCGGTACAGCCTTTGGGGGTACCGATCCAAATGGAACTTGGAGCTTATATGTAGTAGATGATGCCGGCACTGACGTGGGCACGTTTGCCGGCGGCTGGACGTTAGGTATTGCTACGACTGCGGGATGCGTTGTCGGTTCGCCTACCGCGACTGCGACCGCTTCGCCAAGCTCGACGCCAACCTCGGCAGCAACGGCGACGTCAACGTCGACGGTAGCAGCAACGGCGACAGCGACCTCGACGGGAACACCGAGCTGCGGAACGACGGCGAGCTATACGGGACCTGCGGTTGCGATAACGGACAACGTACCTGCCGGAATAAACTTCACGATACCAGTGAGCGGAGTAGGAACGGTGTCAGACCTGAACTTCCGGTTTGACGGAACACAGAGTGCAGACCCTGCATCTACGACACCGGGACTGAACCATTCATGGGTTGGAGACATCGTGGTGAGGATAACGTCACCCGGAGGAACGACAGTAGCGGCGTATGACCGGCCTGGAGTACCAGCAACGACATTCGGATGTGCGAGCAACAACCTTGCACAGCTGACGCTGGATGACGATGGAGGCTTCCCGTCGATCGAGACACAGTGCGGAGCGGACACGAATGCAGCATTCCCGACGGGAACGTTTGCACCGAACAATCCGCTGAGTGCATTTGACGGCCAGAATGCTGACGGCAACTGGGTGATCAACATCAGCGACAACGCAGGCGGCGACACAGGATCGGCGAGAGCATTCTCACTGGTCTTCGGCGGAGCATGCGGAACACCGACGGCAACGTCAACGGGAACGCCTGCGGCGACGGCAACATCAACGTCGACAGTAGCCGCGACAGCAACAGCGACAGCAACGGCAACGCCGACGGGATCACCTAGCGGTGAGTTGTTAGTGATCGATGCGACGACAACTAATCGGATCACGATCACAGCGACGAGCGGCGTGTCTGCGGCGACGATCAGCGGCAGCACAACGACGGGCTTCTACTTCCAGAATATGTTCGCTAACGCAGGCACCTTCGTGTTCGGCACTACGACCCTGGTGAGCGGCAATCTGACGGCAGCCTCGGTGCCGACGGACAACACGCCGGCGCTGTTCCGTCTCAACAATACAGACCCGGGACTAAACGTATTTAGCTACTCGGCAACAGCAACAACAACCTTCACTGCCGGCCAGTTGGCATTCACGGGTGCGGGGACCTGGACGATCACCCCGGCAGCGTATGCGGCCCTGTTGACCGCCCCGGCTAGCGGCAACATATACTTCCCGGCGGATGATGCGGCTGACTTGCCCACCGCGGTGGTGCTCGGAACTTATCGAGTGATCCTACCCGGCGGAGCGACACCGACGGCAACGTCGACGGGAACGCCTGCAGCGACGGCAACATCAACGTCAACAAACACACCTGCAAATACTCCGACGGGAAACCCGACGTGTACACCCGGAGGCGTACTGTATGACAACGGCCCGCTAGTGACAAATCCGACGGGCGGAGTAGGAGGAGCACCGCTAAGTGCACTACAGACAGGGCTCGGGTTGAACATTCTTGGATTCGGGTCAACGACAACGGCTCCTGGAAATACGCTGGCAGATGATTTTGTGGTACCTGCGGGCGGATGGACGATCAATACGGTAACGCTGTACGGCTATCAGACGGGATCGGCTACGTCGCCTAGCACATTCAACACTGCACGAGTACAGATCTGGAACGGAGTTCCTGGTGCGGTTGGCAGCACGGTGGTGTTTGGCGATCTGACGACGAATCGCTTTGCATCATCGGCATGGAGCGGAGCATATCGAGCTACGGATGCAGCCCCGACAGGAGCAACAAGGCCGATAATGGCAACGATAGCAAATGTCGGCACAACACTTCCGGCCGGAACCTATTGGCTGGAATTCCAACTTGGCGGAACAGGAGCATCAGGCCCGTTCGTACCGCCGGTGAGCATTCTCGGACAGGTGAACAAGCCCGGATCGAACGCAGTTCAAGGCACGATAGGTGCTCCGACGACCTATGCCGCTGTGATCGACACGGGAACAGCCCTAGCGGCACAGGATATTCCGTTCATTCTCAACGGCGGCGGAGCCTGTGGAACACCGACGGCAACGTCGACGGGAACGCCTGCAGCAACAGCGACGTCAACGTCGACGGTAGCGGCAACGGCGACAGCGACCTCGACAGGAACACCGAGCTGCGGAACAACGGCCAGCTATACGGGACCTGCGGTTGCGATAACGGATAACGTACCTGCCGGAATAAACTTCACAATACCAGTGAGCGGAGTAGGAACGGTGTCAGACCTGAACTTCCGGTTTGACGGAACACAGAGTGCAGACCCTGCATCTACGACACCGGGACTGAACCATTCATGGGTTGGAGATATCGTGGTGAGGATAACTTCACCCGGCGGAACGACAGTGGCGGCGTATGACCGACCTGGAGTACCTGCAACGACATTCGGATGTGCGAGCAACAACCTTGCACAGCTGACGCTGGATGACGACGGCGGATTCCCGTCGATCGAGACACAGTGCGGAGCAGACACGAATGCAGCATTCCCGACGGGAACGTTTGCACCGAACAATCCGCTGAGTGCGTTTGACGGCCAGAATGCTGACGGCAACTGGGTGATCAACATCAGCGACAACGCAGGCGGCGACACAGGTTCGGCGAGAGCATTCTCACTGGTCTTCGGCGGAGCCTGCGGAACACCGACGGCAACCTCGACGTCGACGTCAACTCCGACGTCAACATCGACGACTGCTCCGACGGCAACCGCAACGAGTACGCCTTCCGGCGTTGCATCTGTTCAGTTCAGCTCGGCGACATACACCGAGGATGAATCACAGATCGCAACCATTACGCTGAACCGCACGGGTGATATTACCGGAACGACGACGGTGAACTTTGCGACGTCGAACGGAACAGCAACTGGCGGAGCATCGTGCACATCGGGAGTCGATTACATCAGCGTTGCTCAGGCAGTGACATTTAACCCGACCGATAGTTCGAAGACGGTAAATGTAACGATTTGCAGCGACACGCTTGTTGAACCTGTTCAGACGGTCAATATGACAATTACCGGTGCTGCAGTTGGTTCGCCAAGCTCGGCTGTCCTTAACATCAACGACGTAGCAAGTGCATTCCGCTCTGCGGGTGCAATGTGTACGACACTTGGACAACCGGCTTCGCTTTATCCGTCAACGATCACAGTTGCGGGTGGACCGTCCCAGATCGGATCGATCCGCGTAACGCTCTTTGACGTGGCACATCAGGTTCCTGACAGCATGGACTTCCTGCTGGTCGGACCGGGCGGACAGAAATTTGTCCTCGCGGCTGACTCAGGCGGCGTTCTTGATCTGGTGACACCTGTGACCTTGACGTTCGCAGATGCTGCCGGCCAGGTGCTTCCGAATTCGGCTGCACTGACAACCGGAGTATTTGAACCAACGACATGGGAGCCCGGACAGACGAACTTCCCGGCACCGGCACCTGCTGGACCTTACAGTGAACCGGGCAGCACGGTTGGTGGTACCGGAACTCAGACGTTGCTTGGCAACTATGGTTTGACCAACTCGAACGGCACATGGAGCCTCTATATGCGTGACGATGCAGGAAGCCTGTTCTCACCTGAGGCGATCACGGGCTGCGTGAACGGCGGATGGGGACTCGAGTTCCTCTCATCGACGGCGGCAAATGCGTCGATCTCAGGACGCGTATTGACGGCTGACGGCCTCGGCATTCGCAATGCTAAGGTTATTATCACCGGCGATTCGCTCATCGAGCCGATCGTTACTACGACGGGTTCGTTCGGCTACTTCACGTTCGACGGCCTTGGAACGGGTGCGACATATGTTGTGACGGTCAATTCACAGCGTTACACATTCAATACACCGAGCCAGGTGGTCAGCTTGATCGATAACGTTGTCAATATGGACTTCGTTGCCGATCCGGCAGAGTAG